The following coding sequences lie in one Carcharodon carcharias isolate sCarCar2 chromosome 5, sCarCar2.pri, whole genome shotgun sequence genomic window:
- the gja1b gene encoding gap junction alpha-1 protein, with amino-acid sequence MGDWSALGRLLNKAQSYLTPGGKIWLSVLFIFRLLVLGTAVESAWSDEQSAFECNTLQPGCENVCYDKSFPISHIRLWVLQIIFVSTPTLIYLAHVFLISHKEKRISKKEKYLKMLQEDGEDVGLALKQLELKKVKYGLEEEGRIKIKGSLMHTYAASIIFKIIFEVTFILIQWCIYGFKFMLDAIYTCERYPCPHRVDCFLSRPTEKTVFVIFMLVVSVGSALLNLTELFYIIFKTLADRVKQNSHLFHGSQKMGLNPLKDSSSSKYAYYNGCSPPTAPMSPPGYKLATGDRNMSSCRSYNKQANEQNWANYSTEQNRIGQAGSTISNSHAQAFDFHGEHPTIQKLPSVTEMQPIGLTEQRPPSRTSSRGSSRPRPDDLEV; translated from the coding sequence ATGGGTGACTGGAGTGCTCTAGGAAGACTTCTGAATAAAGCACAGTCTTATTTGACTCCCGGAGGTAAAATATGGCTCTCTGTGCTTTTCATCTTTCGTCTCCTGGTCCTGGGGACTGCTGTTGAATCTGCCTGGAGTGATGAACAATCTGCGTTCGAGTGCAACACACTGCAACCAGGTTGTGAGAATGTCTGCTATGACAAATCCTTCCCTATCTCCCACATTCGACTCTGGGTCCTTCAGATTATTTTTGTCTCAACACCCACTCTGATCTACCTAGCCCATGTCTTTCTCATCTCTCATAAAGAGAAAAGAATATCtaagaaagaaaaatatttaaagatgCTCCAAGAAGATGGTGAGGATGTTGGCCTCGCCTTGAAACAGTTAGAACTAAAGAAAGTCAAatatggtctggaggaggaaggCAGAATTAAAATTAAAGGATCTCTTATGCATACTTATGCAGCCAGTATAATctttaaaataatttttgaagTGACTTTTATTTTAATTCAGTGGTGCATTTATGGTTTCAAATTCATGCTGGATGCAATTTACACTTGCGAGAGGTATCCATGCCCACACAGAGTTGACTGCTTCCTCTCGCGACCCACAGAGAAGACCGTCTTTGTCATATTTATGTTGGTGGTGTCCGTTGGTTCAGCTTTGCTGAACCTGACAGAGCTGTTCTATATTATCTTCAAAACTTTAGCAGATCGTGTTAAACAAAATAGCCATTTATTTCATGGTTCTCAAAAAATGGGCTTGAATCCTCTCAAAGACTCGTCCTCATCAAAGTATGCCTATTATAATGGGTGTTCCCCACCAACAGCTCCCATGTCCCCTCCTGGATACAAGCTTGCTACTGGGGACAGGAATATGTCCTCCTGCAGAAGCTACAATAAGCAAGCTAATGAACAGAACTGGGCAAATTACAGCACCGAACAAAACCGGATTGGTCAGGCTGGTAGCACCATTTCCAACTCCCATGCACAGGCATTTGATTTTCATGGTGAACATCCAACCATACAAAAGCTACCATCAGTAACTGAGATGCAGCCTATTGGTCTCACGGAACAGAGACCACCCAGTAGAACCAGCAGCAGAGGGAGTAGCAGGCCACGACCGGATGACCTTGAGGTCTAG